The genome window CGCAAAGCGGAGGGAACCCGAGCGCCACGCCCCACGCTGCTGAGTTCAGTCAATCTTCGCCAGGACAGGAAGTGACGTTTCCTGGCATCGCCGGGACGGAAGCCAGTATCGCCGTGGGGCTGGTTGAGAAAATGGCGTCCTCCGCTTCTCCTCGCCCTTCGGCGGGGAAGCGCGTGGTGAATCAAGACGAACTGCGGCGGCTGATGAAGGAGAAGCAGCGTCTGAGCACCAACCGTAAACGGATAGAATCTCCACTTGCGAAGTACAACCGTTTGGGGCAGCTGAGTTGTGCCCTATGCAACGCGCCGGTTAAGAGCGAGCTTCTGTGGCAGACCCACGTCCTGGGAAAGCAGCACCGAGAGAAAGTGGCCGAGCTGAAAGGCTCGAAGGAAGCCCCCCAGGGCCCGTCCGCCAGCGCAGAGCCTCAGTCCGCCAAGAGGAAGGCTCCCGGTGCGGATAACCAGGATGCCAAAAGACCGAAGGCCTCCCCGGTGCCTCAGGTACAGCCCTCCACCTCCGCTTTACCCACCAACTTTGACAAAGTAGGAAAGGAGTCCACTAGAGCGACACTCAGTAAGGCTCCGGCACTCGGTTTGCTCCCTGAttatgaagaggaggaggaagaagaggaggaggaggaggaggagggaggagaagggaaaaggggGGACGCCAGCAAGCAGCCGCCTAACGCACTGAGCAGGGAACACTCACTCTCCTCCCCTAGGGAGGCAAGTAGTATGCTGCCAAATAAATTCTCGGCTACAAATCCTCCCAACGCTCCTTTAATTCCTCATTCAGGTTCAATTGAGAAAGCAGAAATACACGGAAAAGTAGTGGAAAGGCGAGAAAACACCGCGGAAGCATTACCGGAAGGGTTTTTTGATGACCCTGAGATAGATGCCAGGGTACGAAAAGTTGATGCCCCAAAGGATCAGATGGACAAAGAGTGGGACGAATTTCAAAAGGCCATGAGACAGGTCAACACTATTTCCGAAGCCATTGTTGCTGAAGAGGATGAGGAGGGACGGTTGGACCGGCAGATTGGGGAGATCGATGAGCAGATAGAGTGTTACCGACGGGTGGAAAAGCTGCGGAATCGCcaggatgaaataaaaaataagcttaaAGAGGTTCTGACTGTGAAAGAACtgcagaaaaaggaagaggagaatgtTGACAGCGACGACGAGGGAGAACTACAGGATTTGTTGTCTCAGGATTGGAGGGTGAAAGGGGCTTTGTTATAGGGTTTTAAAGACGCAAGGTTTCTCGATGATTGTATAAAAGTGCCATCTGTCATTACGATACCAGTTACCCCATGCCATGGGACTTGATAATCTGAGTTGAGTTACAGTGAGCCTGCGAAGATAGCACTTTCGAAAACAGGTGTAAAATGTTTTGGGGGTAgttgtttctgaaatattttaagtattgcATACTAAAATGACAACTTTTTCACACATTTacaaatttaaatgtataattttgaGTTGTAAAGGCTAAGCTGTAAATATTGTACATagttaaatacatatttacttaAGTAATTCCGTTTCAAAATTTATAACAATAGAAGCCAGACCAACAAACTTCTGGATGAAAACAGGTGTGATTTTTCTAAGTCAGATTCAGGAGGGTTTGGGAGAGTTTATCTTGTGTTTTTAGGAATACTGCTCATAAACACATAAGTCATAGAGGGCTAATCAGTTCTCTGAGtgttctgttttaaaaacatattctaGGAGACTATGTTGAAAATACATGCCAAACACAACCAACCTCCTTAACCAGAAGTCTCTCTGGATTAAACCAGTGGTTTGCAGATGCAGATGCATGTGAAAATCATCTACGAAGTCTTTGAAAAGATGCATATGAATCATCTATGAAGCTATTTAAAAATTCACGTGGCCAAGCCTTTCCACAGAGACTAAATAAATCTGAATTGGGGCACAGGTATCTATGTTAGTTTTGAAAGTTCCCAGGTTATTCTGAAACAAAATTGGTGAACCACTGCCCCAAATCCAAAacccatttgtattttttcaggcttttttttttctttaaaaaaatacataagttTATCATCCACTGTATAAATTTTGCTACTACATTTTGTAGTAAGTTAGGGTTAAGAGTTTGTTACAGTTTCTATCTACTATAGGAaggatatatatatgtaagttttCTCCAGGCTTGTGCTGGTCATTGATAGTTTAAATCACTCTTTCTCCCTTTGGAGGTAGAGGTGTTCAAATAGGGAAAAGGAATTAGCAGTATTCTGGGATAGAAATGCATACAGCATACTCAAAAGTGAGCAGTACTAATAATAGCTAAGACTTATAGTTATTATAATATGGGCCAGGCAGGGTTCTAAGTGCTTTCAAGAACTGTTTTATTGCCCTAAAGCCCAGGTTTTATGAAAGAGATATAAGATGTGAAAAAGCCTTGAATGTTAGATGAAAGAACTCTTCCTGTAAGCAACATGGGAAAAGTGGAAGCAACATGGGAAAAGAGCAAAGGATTATGTCTGCAAGAAATATTATGAAAGGTTATTTTATCTGCACTGTAAATAGAATGGCATGAAAATGGATAGGGTGAAAGGAAGCTAGGAGACTCCTtagaaagtagattttaaaagcaAGGTGACCAAAATTTTGAATAGGTGTGGATTGAGAGAAAAGCAACACAACTGACAGAAATTCACAGGAAGAGTTTGTGGTTTAGTGACTAGGAgtggaagaaaaacaggaaggataAAGATGGAATTCAAGgggttggggttttttttagtgTGGGTGCCTAAAAGTTATCTAACACTGAGTATATTAATTATCTTGCTGCCTTTAGCAGAAAGTGCTTTTTTTGAGCTGTCAGATGGTCAGTGATAGCAACTTCTATTTGATAACATAGAAGGCATGCCTGCCTCAAATGTATGAACCCACACATACTCATCATTCATGGTGGGGCTTGAATGAATGTAAACCCAGTTCTATATTGGATTGAGAGGCTAGGCTAATGATCTGGAGGAGCACTGtccacttaaaaatataaagcaggTCACATATATCTTAATTTTCTCGTAGCCACaaggaaagtaaaaatgcaaaatttgttttaatatatttatttcaatcCAGTACATCCAAAATATTAATGTTCCAATATGTACtccatatttaaatattaatgaaatttttACATCCTGGGGGTTCTACACTTTGGAAATCTGGGTGTATCCAACACTACATCTCAATTTGGCCTGGCCACATTTCAAGCCTTCACTAGCCTTATGTGAGTAATGGCTACCATAAAAGACAGTGCAGATGTAAAGAGAAAGGTATGCCggtggaaaaacaaaacacactcgGGGTAGTCAGCAAACCAGTTTAACTAGGGTAAAATGTTCGTTACTGACAACAGTGGGAATTGTGACTGCAAAGGTAGATTATGAACCATTGTAGAGCCTTCAGTGCCATGCTGGAAGGAGTTGGGACTTTCTCATAAGTTAACATATCCTTGAGGTTGAGTCCTCAATTGTAACAAGGAGTGCCAGGTATGTGCTAGTACACATATAAACCCCATTGGGTTTTTAGGAGGGCCAGAAAGCTCTCAAAATCTGCTCCCATTGCTCTGTCTGAGAGCACGAGTCATAGGGCCCTGACCAAAACCAAATGAATCCTTGTTGGATCTGAGGTTGATGTGAACAGCTACAGGGCTTAATGGATCCTTCCTGGTCCTCCACGCATTGGAGAACTCCTTTGTACTCTGAGCTGGGGCAAATAGGTTTTGGCATGAGACTGTGTTCCCAACATTGTAAGAATTAGTCCCAAGAGTTTCTTCCAGTCCTCTTTTTAGAGAACCCCCTAATTCAGCCAACAAATTAGAATTACCTGCTACAAACGTAATCCTCTCAACCCACTTCATTTACCAATTTAATACAGTTCCCTTAaattgggggaaaagaaagatctAACTAGCCTTCAGATGTGCATTTGTCTAGTGCCTaaaatttacaaaatgctttcatataTAATTCATTTAATGGTGGACTACTTTTTTACACACCAAGGACCAAAATAAGAGGCTGTGGAATTAAAACTGCAGGAAAAAGTATAATTTAGGCCTAAAACCTTTAATAGTAACAATCACGGGATGAGTATAGAGTAGTAGAAAGAGCAAGGGAATTAGCAAGAGAAAACAGCTGACACAGGTTCAATTTCCCATCCTACCTTTCAGTGGCTACTGATGTTGGGCAAGTCACCTCTCTGAACCCTAGTTCACTCTATAAAATGATGATACCTTACAGGGTATGATGAGAATCAAATGACATGTGTGAAAAGGGTTTATAAACAAGTACAGTAAAAGTATTTCTACTAGAAGCATCTGGTCTTCCTCTGCGTCATGCTGCTAACTTGCTAACTTGATCTTTGGCTAGTAATTTAACACCCCCCACCCTTAATTTCCTCTTTAACATGAGGGGAATCAGAGCAGATGATTTTgcaatttcttttaatttcatatcCTTAATTTTGCCATAAAGAGAAATGACATCTCaccttttaaagaattttaaagttatttggtTGACTATCTGGAGACAGATGTCCCAAGTATTGTTACTTTTGCTTAGATTTACCCAGGATAATCCCAACTGTCTTGGTATAACTAGGAATATTGCCCCCTTTCACTCTCAACACTGTGCCGTTTTggagatacacatatatatatatatactcacctACCTAAAAGTTTGATGTGAGGAAAAAACACTTTCTAATGAATACAGAATGAAGGATCTTAATGGAAGCAGTCTGCTGTTAATGATGCACCagttggctggctggctggctggttgTGTAGGGACATTTGAGTAAGTATTAGGTAGAAAGGGTGGCTAGATAAATGACCTTACATTGCTTTTTTAACACTAGGAGCCTAGTAGCCTGTATGATACTAGGAATCTAGAAGCTTTAAATTTgaacaggaaattaaaaaatccTGAAactctgcttctattttctatCCTATTTCCTCCCTAAGTGATCTCATACATTCCCATAAGTATCACCTATATATTAGGGAGCCCTATTTTTATCCCCAGGCCTTGACCTTTCTCATGGGAGTTATCCTTCATTCCCTTTTCTTATCCTCCAAGTAATGCATAATCAAGTCCTGGAAACTCTACCTCTCAAGTGTGCCCAGAATCTGCACTTTTTTCTGTCTCCACTGGTCCTAGTCACCAAACTATCTTGCATCAAGTGTTGGCACCCCACCTTGCCATACCCACAGGCTGTTACCAACATAGTAAGTAGTCAGTGGTCTTTCAAAAATTTAGATCAAGTCACTCTTCACTTCAAACCCTCCATTATATACTTCCATCacacttggaggaaaaaaatccacGGCCCTCAGTAGTTACTAATTCAAATGTCTACTAATAATGAACGGATGACCACAAGCCCCAAAACAAGGATGGGTGGGGGCAGGTGAGCATAAGTGCTCTGTGTTGAAATCCATTGTTACAATTCAGGAATAGCTGGTGAAGTATTTAATTTTCAAGAGAAATTGCAAGTCaagattgtttttgtttatagtgAAATCTCAAAAACACTGTAGGCTGAATGTGATCCATGGGCCCCCGTTTGTGACCTAACTTCATCTGCTGTACTTACTCTCCCCCTTAATTCTCTATAGCTAAGCTAGATCTCGCTGGCTAACTTTCTCTTCCTCAAACATGCCATACCAGGACTTGTACCTTGcagttccctctgcttggaaccTGACTTCAACTAGCATGGCAGTCTTATCATCATTCAGTTCTCAGCCCTCATGTCCCTTTCTCAGATGACATACACAGCCACACCCCCACCTCTGTCACATAATTCTATGAATTAATTAAACTTATCACTATCTAAAATGAGCTTATTTGTACATAAGTTATGTCTCTCGCACCAGAATGTAAACCCCACAAGGCCACAGAGCTCACCTGTCTTGTTCACAACCTAAAATTATGCCAGGCacataatagctcaataaatatctattgaattAGTAATAATGCCCTCACAGCAAGAAATTGCTGGGAAAGTGGTAAAAAGACCAAGCTGACTCATGGAAGTCAGATCCAGAATTAGAGTCAGGCTTAAACAAAGGGCTAAAAAGTCTATTCCTGCCTTACGTCTCCTTTCCCTGGCACATGATAGCTCTTACCTATCCCGGGAGCAGCAGCTCAAGGAGGTATACACAACAGCCCCAACAGTGCAATAGGCCACCCCCACATTTAGCAGGTAGTAAGAATTCCTCATGGCACCAAACAAGCACAGAGGGATGACCATATGTCAGGGCAGCAAATGGGAAGTCCCAATGGCCTAGAGGCCTCTTAAGTGGAAAAAGGAGGGATAACGTGACTCAGTAGCAGAGTAAGATAAAAGAATCAGGAAGTACACATtgcctcccagctgctctcaGCCCTCAGTAACCCCCTCTGCCATCCCATTTCATTTGCTCACTCCCCTGTCACTTGGCAGTCAAAGCTATTTCAGAGTGAGTTTTGCACTCAGCCATCCTTCACTGAAAGTGCTCCCAGTCTTTCATGGAGGAAAAGAGTTCCACCTGGCTGTACCTCCATTTTGCTAGCAGCATTGGGCAGGCTTCACTTGCACTTGAGGGCCAGTGGTCCCCGTTAGGGAAGCTCAGAGGGCCACACTGGGTGGTTGATGACAGTGTGATTGTTttcatgttgtgtgtgtgtgtttgcttgcttgttctGTCAATGTGGTTATAAGAGTATCAGTCAAGCCAGGTTGTCgggttattattaataatactggATTCCTATTGTATCTGCTAAGTCACTATGTCAGAACTTGGCATATACCATCTCACAACCACCCTGTAAggtatacagtatttttttttgttatcattaatctacaattacacgaagaacatgtttactagggtcccccctttaccaagtcccctccacaaaccccattacagtcactgtgcattagtgtagtaagatgttgtagaatcactacttgtcttctctgtgttgcacagccctccccattcctcccccccacattatacatgctaatcgtaataccccttttcttcttccccacccttagcCCTCCTtactctcccattctccccagtccctttccctttggtaactgttagtccgttcttgggttctgtgattctgctgctgttttgttccttcagtttttcttttgttcttatactccacatatgagtgaaatcatttggtatttgtctttctctgcttggcttatttcactgagcataataccctctagctccatccatgttgttgcaaatggtaggatctgttttcttcttatggctgaataatattccattgtgtatatgtaccacatcttctttatccattcatctactgatggacacttaagttgcttccatttcttggctattgtaaatagtgctgcgataaacataggggtgcatctgtatttttcaaactggagtgctgcattcttagggtaaattcctagaagtggaattcctgggtcaaatggtatgtctattttgagcattttgaggaacttccatactgctttccacaatggttgaactaatttacattcccaccagcagtgtaggagggttcccctttctctgcatccttgccagcatttgttgttcttagtcttttcgatgctggccatatccttactggtgtgaggtgatatctcattgtggttttaatttgcatttctctgataactagcaatgcagagcatcttttcatgtgtctgttggccatctgaatttctttggagaactgtctgctcatctcctctgcccattttttaattggattatttgttttttgtttgttgaggtgcatgagctctttatatattttggatgtcaagcctttatcggaccttatacagtatttttttaaagatgagaaaactgacgcTCAGAAGTGAAGGAACTTGCTAAAGGTAATGATCTCAAAGTCCCTTTGATTATCCTGcatcattattatttaacattacCTTATACTTGCATAGTAAGAGTATTGTTTACTCACCAACCTTCAGATCAATTTTCTTCAAGTCTTGACACTCCTCCAGAAAAGTAAAACATCTATTATTGCCTCCATTTTAGACATCTATTGACTAGTCCAAGGTCATTCAGCAAGTTCATGGCTAAAGTAAGACTAAATATACTTGATTTCCAATCCAATATCCTCTCTACTATTTaacaataaattagaaaataggaGCAGATGCCCCCAAATAGCAAGAATTAAGATTAGGGATGTTTACTGTCAAGGTTAAAGGAATTTGGTGCTGTTCACCGGCTTTCTGAGTTGGGAAACCATATCTTTTTAAGTTTATCAGATTCTCTCCATACTGCCCTGCCCTGCATTTCACC of Manis javanica isolate MJ-LG chromosome 4, MJ_LKY, whole genome shotgun sequence contains these proteins:
- the ZNF830 gene encoding zinc finger protein 830; this encodes MASSASPRPSAGKRVVNQDELRRLMKEKQRLSTNRKRIESPLAKYNRLGQLSCALCNAPVKSELLWQTHVLGKQHREKVAELKGSKEAPQGPSASAEPQSAKRKAPGADNQDAKRPKASPVPQVQPSTSALPTNFDKVGKESTRATLSKAPALGLLPDYEEEEEEEEEEEEEGGEGKRGDASKQPPNALSREHSLSSPREASSMLPNKFSATNPPNAPLIPHSGSIEKAEIHGKVVERRENTAEALPEGFFDDPEIDARVRKVDAPKDQMDKEWDEFQKAMRQVNTISEAIVAEEDEEGRLDRQIGEIDEQIECYRRVEKLRNRQDEIKNKLKEVLTVKELQKKEEENVDSDDEGELQDLLSQDWRVKGALL